A region from the Lolium perenne isolate Kyuss_39 chromosome 4, Kyuss_2.0, whole genome shotgun sequence genome encodes:
- the LOC127349332 gene encoding multicopper oxidase LPR1 homolog 1-like, translated as MLRKTALLLLVVGAAAAGMGPPDGPEKVTVSSLEMYVDQLPQMHKIYGYNATTANLTVGMFETKWKFHRDLPPSTVFAFGTSAEAATFPGPTIEALQGVPLQVTWENHLPRRHILPWDPTLPAAVPKRGGIPTVVHLHGGVHPPQSDGSAMAWFTAGFNETGATWSTPSYSYPNAQGPGVLWYHDHALGLTRVNLLAGLLGAYIIRNPDVEGPLGLPSGDDLDRVLVLADRSFNDDGSIYMNSTGDNPGTHPQWRMEYFGEAITVNGKAWPFLSVARRRYRFRIINACNARYFNLSFTNGLPFHVVGSDAAYLSRPVTTAHLLVAVAEAFDVVVDFAGGNGSADAEMVNTAPYPYPRGDAPNQLNGKVMKFVITQQTTTDNSTVPAKLLEYVKVAEEEAVQRRYIVLSPYGNGNGTGGMGGMEGMGGMEGMGSPLHLYINGKRPEDPVTETPRAGTTEVWEVINLTPEDHPIHLHLASIQAVRARALDQLEEFMSCVTMLNDAEKCNVSQHAVGEAAEVPEHERAWKNVAKIAPGYMTTLVVNFFLVETGEPYPFDAAAEPGYVYHCHILDHEDNAMVRPLKLIKPGDISGQDRHHDMMSSLYIYLSIIMLSYCLLA; from the exons ATGCTCCGCAAGACGGCCCTTCTCCTCCTTGTGGTCGGCGCCGCCGCTGCCGGGATGGGGCCGCCGGACGGTCCTGAGAAGGTAACCGTGTCCTCGCTGGAGATGTACGTGGACCAGCTCCCTCAGATGCACAAGATCTACGGCTACAACGCCACGACGGCTAACCTCACCGTCGGGATGTTTGAGACAAAATGG AAATTCCACCGCGACCTGCCGCCGTCCACCGTGTTCGCATTCGGCACGTCGGCGGAGGCGGCCACCTTCCCGGGGCCCACCATCGAAGCCCTGCAGGGTGTCCCGCTGCAGGTGACATGGGAGAACCACCTGCCCCGTCGTCACATCCTACCGTGGGACCCCACCCTGCCGGCCGCCGTCCCCAAGCGCGGCGGCATCCCCACCGTCGTCCACCTGCACGGCGGCGTGCATCCGCCGCAATCCGACGGCAGCGCCATGGCCTGGTTCACTGCAGGCTTCAACGAGACGGGCGCTACGTGGAGCACGCCGTCCTACTCCTACCCAAACGCCCAGGGCCCCGGCGTGCTCTGGTACCACGACCACGCCCTCGGCCTCACCCGCGTCAACCTCCTCGCCGGCCTCCTCGGCGCCTACATCATCCGTAACCCGGACGTGGAGGGGCCGCTCGGCCTCCCCTCCGGCGACGACTTGGACCGGGTGCTGGTGCTCGCCGACCGCAGCTTCAACGACGACGGATCCATCTACATGAACAGTACCGGCGACAACCCAGGAACGCACCCGCAGTGGCGGATGGAGTACTTCGGCGAGGCCATCACGGTCAACGGCAAGGCGTGGCCGTTCCTCTCGGTTGCGCGTCGCCGGTACCGCTTCCGTATCATCAACGCATGCAACGCGCgctacttcaacctctccttcacCAACGGTCTCCCCTTCCACGTCGTAGGCTCCGACGCCGCCTACCTGTCCCGTCCGGTGACAACGGCCCACCTGCTCGTCGCCGTTGCCGAGGCGTTCGACGTCGTTGTCGACTTCGCCGGTGGGAATGGGAGCGCCGATGCCGAGATGGTCAACACCGCGCCGTATCCGTACCCTAGGGGTGACGCGCCGAATCAGCTAAACGGCAAGGTGATGAAGTTCGTCATCACGCAACAGACGACGACGGACAACTCTACGGTGCCGGCGAAGCTGCTCGAGTATGTCAAGGTTGCCGAGGAAGAGGCTGTGCAGAGGCGGTACATCGTGCTCTCCCCCTACGGGAACGGCAACGGCACCGGGGGGATGGGTGGCATGGAGGGCATGGGCGGCATGGAGGGCATGGGCAGTCCGCTACATCTGTACATCAACGGGAAGCGGCCCGAGGACCCGGTGACGGAGACGCCGCGTGCTGGCACCACCGAGGTCTGGGAGGTCATCAACCTCACCCCGGAAGATCACCCCATCCATTTGCATCTTGCAAGTATCCAGGCGGTCCGTGCCCGTGCCCTCGACCAACTGGAGGAGTTCATGAGCTGTGTGACCATGCTCAACGACGCCGAGAAATGCAACGTGAGCCAGCACGCCGTGGGGGAGGCGGCGGAGGTGCCGGAGCACGAGAGGGCGTGGAAGAATGTCGCCAAGATTGCCCCGGGATACATGACCACACTCGTCGTCAACTTCTTCTTGGTGGAGACGGGTGAACCTTACCCCTTCGACGCCGCAGCTGAGCCTGGCTATGTCTACCATTGCCAC ATTTTGGATCACGAGGATAACGCCATGGTTCGCCCTCTAAAACTGATCAAACCAGgagacatatctggacaagatcgtCACCATGATATGATGTCATCTCTATATATTTATCTGTCTATTATTATGTTGTCGTATTGTTTGCTAGCATGA